From one Babylonia areolata isolate BAREFJ2019XMU chromosome 35, ASM4173473v1, whole genome shotgun sequence genomic stretch:
- the LOC143277902 gene encoding uncharacterized protein LOC143277902 isoform X2 — translation MKMKMKRKAGRGTADMKPFTSLTSSVLLGVLFISASTSLTRGQETSVPNTSSQTTTTTTTTPAAATASTPPPTTREMTPTSAADTATTTTMPNTTTTTQAPTVTTQAAETTTPTPTTTTIVDSSVSTTTTTTTPITTPTPTTTTIVDSSVSTTTTTPITTTTSGSATTQQPSNATAAGSSRATPSSGPSLAAASTVAARNGTSTPSSTTTAGVHSDSATPAPSTTTQRVTASGPPVTTTVMATSAPAQNATTVMATTSIPAQNATTTVMATTSAPAQNATSTVMATTSAPAQNATSTVMATTSAVAQNATSTVMATTSAVAQNATTTVMATSAVAQNATTTVMATSAPAQNATTTVMATSAPAQNATTTVMATSAPAQNATTTVMATSAPAQNATTTVMATSAPAQNATTTVMATSAPAQNATTTVMATTTASNQTETTRVSLPVGGDGQNLTTSTVSPTFTNTSDAVSSTTSSTVLVNSTITPTMENTTAIATTQNTTVSASAQNTTILTTTENTTVLTTTKTTPILATTENTTVLATTENTTVLTTTENTTVLTTTENTTLLATTENTTVLATTENTTVLTTTENTTIPVVQPSSSPGNTTSAVTTRNDTVWMTTENTTAAVTTTRATASTDAVNTTTPLVNTTSTSSSQNTTSETPVYTVTATTTVNATDTTVNTTKPPTTVSLTTVFPVDNATMPSTTENTTMVYTTENATMANTTMPSATENTTMVYTTENATVANTTMPSATENTTMVYTTENATMANTTMPSATENTTMVYTTENATMANTTMPSATENTTMVYTTESATMANTTMPSATENTTMVYTTENATMANTTMPSTTENTTMVYTTENATMANVTTTENTTMVYTTENFTVPNTTSAPENTTVVYTTDNFTMPNTTVSPTTENATMANTTSAPENTTVVYTTDNFTMPNTTVSPTTENATMANTTSAPENTTVVYTTDNFTMPNTTLSPTTENATMANTTSAPENTTVVYTTDNFTMPNTTVSPTTENATMPNTTSAPENTTVVYTTDNFTMPNTTVSPTTENATMPNTTSAPENTTVVYTTDNFTMPNTTVSPTTENATMANTTSAPENTTVVYTTDNFTMPNTTLSPTTENATMANTTSAPENTTVVYTTDNFTMPNTTVSPTTENATMANTTSAPENTTVVYTTDNFTMPNTTLSPTTENATMANTTSAPENTTVVYTTDNFTMPNTTVSPTTENATMANTTSAPENTTVVYTTDNFTMPNTTLSPTTGNTTFPTTTENTTVSTENITVPSTTENTTMLMTTQNVTAENTTMLMTTQNVTAENTTAYVTTENATTPTTSENTTMPSSTENATMVVTTENATMPSTTENVTMPSTTENATMVATTENATIPSTTENTTMVVTTENATVPGTTENATMPSTTENATMLVTTENATMPSTTENATMVVTTENATMPSTTENATMVVTTENATMPSTTENATMVVTTENATMPSTTENATMVVTTENATMPSTTGNASATTAPPVSTTTTAENTTQVASTTQLTTTQSTPTPSSPPSTAGEATTTITGRFRITAGQDWSAQLGVFGSPEATGLRTELVAELKQLYKGTSVGPYLRSVRIISFAQGSIVVTYDASFTSAEAVTPSNVNRLFVDSVKGNNSTLPSGTLTVDTDSVRHQDVAVPTDEEPDLANWAIAVIACGAALFIFFVIFICVLCSRRQTRQKYQLTDDPDDIGYRRSWASSSSYNYNDYAYDNPAAAFPSRDSHSANKFPLNNGNGEGLVVGASAGGAQFPSAGQKTTSL, via the exons AAACCAGCGTCCCAAACACGTcatcacaaaccaccaccaccaccaccaccaccccagcagcAGCCACcgcttcaacaccaccaccaacaacaagggAGATGACTCCAACATCCGCTGCTgatactgctaccaccaccaccatgcccaacaccaccaccaccacccaggctCCGACAGTGACAACACAAGCAGCagaaaccaccacccccacccccacaactacCACTATAGTGGATAGTagtgtctccaccaccaccaccaccaccacccccatcaccacccccacccccacaactacCACTATAGTGGATAGTagtgtctccaccaccaccaccacccctatcaccaccaccacttcggGGTCCGCAACGACTCAGCAACCTAGCAACGCCACAGCTGCTGGGTCCTCTCGCGCAACCCCCTCGTCGGGCCCTTCCCTTGCTGCAGCCTCCACAGTCGCTGCCCGGAATGGGACTTCCACcccgtcctccaccaccactgctggGGTGCACAGCGACTCCGCGacccccgccccttccaccaCGACCCAGAGAGTGACTGCCTCGGGTCCCCCCGTTACAACCACAGTAATGGCGACATCTGCTCCGGCACAAAATGCAACAACAGTAATGGCGACAACTTCTATTCCGGCACAAAATGCAACAACTACAGTAATGGCGACAACTTCTGCTCCGGCACAAAATGCAACAAGCACAGTCATGGCGACAACATCTGCTCCGGCACAAAATGCAACAAGCACAGTCATGGCGACAACATCTGCTGTGGCACAAAATGCAACAAGCACAGTCATGGCGACAACATCTGCTGTGGCACAAAATGCAACAACCACAGTCATGGCAACATCTGCTGTGGCACAAAATGCAACAACCACAGTCATGGCGACATCTGCTCCGGCACAAAATGCAACAACCACAGTCATGGCGACATCTGCTCCGGCACAAAATGCAACAACCACAGTCATGGCGACATCTGCTCCAGCACAAAATGCAACAACCACAGTCATGGCGACATCTGCTCCGGCACAAAATGCAACAACCACAGTCATGGCGACATCTGCTCCGGCACAAAATGCAACAACCACAGTCATGGCGACATCTGCTCCGGCACAAAATGCAACAACCACAGTCATGGCGACAACCACTGCTTCCAACCAAACGGAAACCACACGTGTCAGCTTGCCAGTCGGAGGTGATGGTCAGAATCTGACAACTAGCACTGTTTCTCCGACATTCACCAACACTTCTGATGCAGTCTCTAGCACTACGAGTTCTACTGTCTTGGTGAATTCCACCATCACACCTACCATGGAAAACACCACTGCCATTGCCACTACTCAAAACACCACCGTCTCGGCCTCTGCCCAAAATACCACCATCTTGACCACTACTGAAAACACTACCGTCTTGACCACTACTAAAACCACTCCTATATTGGCCACTACTGAAAACACTACTGTGTTGGCCACTACTGAAAACACTACTGTGTTAACCACTACTGAAAACACTACTGTCTTAACCACTACCGAAAACACAACTCTATTGGCCACTACTGAAAACACTACTGTGTTGGCCACTACTGAAAACACTACTGTGTTAACCACTACTGAAAACACTACCATTCCAGTTGTACAGCCCAGCTCCTCTCCCGGAAACACTACTTCTGCGGTAACTACCAGAAACGATACAGTTTGGATGACCACCGAGAACACCACTGCTGCTGTGACTACAACCAGAGCTACTGCGTCTACCGATGCCGTTAACACTACCACGCCTTTGGTAAACACTACCagcacctcctcctcccaaaACACGACTTCTGAGACTCCCGTTTACACAGTGACTGCGACTACTACTGTTAATGCTACCGACACAACTGTAAACACCACCAAGCCTCCCACAACTGTAAGCCTGACTACCGTTTTCCCTGTTGACAATGCCACCATGCCATCAACTACCGAAAACACGACAATGGTCTACACGACAGAAAATGCTACTATGGCAAACACAACCATGCCATCAGCTACTGAAAACACGACAATGGTCTACACGACAGAAAATGCTACTGTGGCAAACACAACCATGCCATCAGCTACTGAAAACACGACAATGGTCTACACGACAGAAAATGCTACTATGGCAAACACAACCATGCCATCAGCTACTGAAAACACGACAATGGTCTACACGACAGAAAATGCTACTATGGCAAACACAACCATGCCATCAGCTACTGAAAACACGACAATGGTCTACACGACAGAAAGTGCTACTATGGCAAACACAACCATGCCATCAGCTACTGAAAACACGACAATGGTCTACACTACAGAAAATGCTACTATGGCAAACACAACCATGCCATCAACTACTGAAAACACGACAATGGTCTACACGACAGAAAATGCTACTATGGCAAACGTTACAACTACTGAAAATACTACCATGGTCTACACCACCGAAAATTTCACCGTGCCAAATACTACATCTGCTCCTGAAAATACTACAGTGGTCTACACGACTGATAATTTCACCATGCCAAACACTACCGTGTCACCAACTACCGAAAATGCTACAATGGCAAATACTACATCTGCTCCTGAAAATACTACAGTGGTCTACACGACTGATAATTTCACCATGCCAAACACTACCGTGTCACCAACTACCGAAAACGCTACAATGGCAAATACTACATCTGCTCCTGAAAATACTACAGTGGTCTACACGACTGATAATTTCACCATGCCAAACACTACCCTGTCACCAACTACCGAAAATGCTACAATGGCAAATACTACATCTGCTCCTGAAAATACTACAGTGGTCTACACGACTGATAATTTCACCATGCCAAACACTACCGTGTCACCAACTACCGAAAATGCTACAATGCCAAATACTACATCTGCTCCTGAAAATACTACAGTGGTCTACACGACTGATAATTTCACCATGCCAAACACTACCGTGTCACCAACTACCGAAAATGCTACAATGCCAAATACTACATCTGCTCCTGAAAATACTACAGTGGTCTACACGACTGATAATTTCACCATGCCAAACACTACCGTGTCACCAACTACCGAAAATGCTACAATGGCAAATACTACATCTGCTCCTGAAAATACTACAGTGGTCTACACGACTGATAATTTCACCATGCCAAACACTACCCTGTCACCAACTACCGAAAATGCTACAATGGCAAATACTACATCTGCTCCTGAAAATACTACAGTGGTCTACACGACTGATAATTTCACCATGCCAAACACTACCGTGTCACCAACTACCGAAAATGCTACAATGGCAAATACTACATCTGCTCCTGAAAATACTACAGTGGTCTACACGACTGATAATTTCACCATGCCAAACACTACCCTGTCACCAACTACCGAAAATGCTACAATGGCAAATACTACATCTGCTCCTGAAAATACTACAGTGGTCTACACGACTGATAATTTCACCATGCCAAACACTACCGTGTCACCAACTACCGAAAATGCTACAATGGCAAATACTACATCTGCTCCTGAAAATACTACAGTGGTCTACACGACTGATAATTTCACCATGCCAAACACTACCCTGTCACCAACTACCGGAAACACCACTTTCCCGACGACTACCGAAAACACTACCGTCAGCACCGAAAACATCACCGTGCCCAGCACTACCGAAAACACTACCATGCTGATGACTACCCAAAACGTCACCGCTGAAAACACTACCATGCTGATGACTACCCAAAACGTCACCGCTGAAAACACTACCGCCTATGTGACGACTGAAAACGCTACCACACCGACAACTAGTGAAAATACGACCATGCCTAGTTCTACCGAAAATGCGACCATGGTAGTTACCACCGAAAATGCGACCATGCCTAGTACTACAGAAAATGTTACCATGCCCAGCACTACAGAAAATGCGACCATGGTTGCTACCACCGAAAATGCTACCATACCAAGTACTACCGAAAATACGACCATGGTTGTTACGACCGAAAATGCGACCGTGCCTGGTACTACAGAAAATGCTACAATGCCCAGCACTACCGAAAATGCGACCATGTTAGTTACCACCGAAAATGCGACCATGCCCAGCACTACCGAAAATGCGACCATGGTAGTTACCACCGAAAATGCGACCATGCCCAGCACTACCGAAAATGCGACCATGGTAGTTACCACCGAAAATGCTACCATGCCCAGCACTACCGAAAATGCGACCATGGTAGTTACCACCGAAAATGCGACCATGCCCAGCACTACCGAAAATGCGACCATGGTAGTTACCACCGAAAATGCGACCATGCCCAGCACGACGGGAAACGCCAGCGCCACCACAGCGCCACCCGTGTCAACGACCACAACAGCAGAGAACACCACACAGGTGGCTTCCACCACACAGCTGACGACGACTCAATCAacg cccaccccctcctccccgcccagcACAGCAGGCGAggccaccacaaccatcacaggCAGGTTCAGGATCACGGCGGGGCAGGACTGGAGTGCCCAACTGGGGGTCTTCGGGTCCCCTGAGGCCACCGGACTGAGGACGGAACTGGTGGCTGAG CTGAAACAGTTGTACAAAGGTACCAGTGTGGGTCCCTACTTGCGTTCAGTCAGAATCATCAGTTTTGC ACAAGGCAGCATCGTGGTGACGTATGACGCCAGCTTCACGTCAGCAGAGGCAGTGACGCCATCCAACGTCAACCGGCTGTTCGTGGACAGtgtgaagggaaacaactccaCCCTGCCTAGCGGTACCCTCACTGTGGACACTGACTCCGTTCGTCACCAAG ACGTGGCCGTGCCGACAGACGAAGAGCCAGATCTTGCCAACTGGGCCATCGCCGTCATTGCGTGTGGAGCcgccctcttcatcttcttcgtcatcttcatctGTGTGCTG tgtTCCCGGCGACAGACGAGGCAGAAGTACCAGCTGACCGATGACCCCGACGACATCGGCTACCGGCGTTCctgggcctcctcctcctcctacaactacAACGACTACGCCTACGACAACCCGGCAGCCGCCTTCCCAAGCCGGGACAGCCACAGCGCCAACAAGTTCCCCCTCAACAACGGCAACGGCGAGGGACTGGTGGTGGGCGCCTCTGCTGGTGGTGCTCAGTTTCCGTCTGCAGGG CAAAAGACCACCTCGCTTTGA
- the LOC143277902 gene encoding uncharacterized protein LOC143277902 isoform X1, producing the protein MKMKMKRKAGRGTADMKPFTSLTSSVLLGVLFISASTSLTRGQETSVPNTSSQTTTTTTTTPAAATASTPPPTTREMTPTSAADTATTTTMPNTTTTTQAPTVTTQAAETTTPTPTTTTIVDSSVSTTTTTTTPITTPTPTTTTIVDSSVSTTTTTPITTTTSGSATTQQPSNATAAGSSRATPSSGPSLAAASTVAARNGTSTPSSTTTAGVHSDSATPAPSTTTQRVTASGPPVTTTVMATSAPAQNATTVMATTSIPAQNATTTVMATTSAPAQNATSTVMATTSAPAQNATSTVMATTSAVAQNATSTVMATTSAVAQNATTTVMATSAVAQNATTTVMATSAPAQNATTTVMATSAPAQNATTTVMATSAPAQNATTTVMATSAPAQNATTTVMATSAPAQNATTTVMATSAPAQNATTTVMATTTASNQTETTRVSLPVGGDGQNLTTSTVSPTFTNTSDAVSSTTSSTVLVNSTITPTMENTTAIATTQNTTVSASAQNTTILTTTENTTVLTTTKTTPILATTENTTVLATTENTTVLTTTENTTVLTTTENTTLLATTENTTVLATTENTTVLTTTENTTIPVVQPSSSPGNTTSAVTTRNDTVWMTTENTTAAVTTTRATASTDAVNTTTPLVNTTSTSSSQNTTSETPVYTVTATTTVNATDTTVNTTKPPTTVSLTTVFPVDNATMPSTTENTTMVYTTENATMANTTMPSATENTTMVYTTENATVANTTMPSATENTTMVYTTENATMANTTMPSATENTTMVYTTENATMANTTMPSATENTTMVYTTESATMANTTMPSATENTTMVYTTENATMANTTMPSTTENTTMVYTTENATMANVTTTENTTMVYTTENFTVPNTTSAPENTTVVYTTDNFTMPNTTVSPTTENATMANTTSAPENTTVVYTTDNFTMPNTTVSPTTENATMANTTSAPENTTVVYTTDNFTMPNTTLSPTTENATMANTTSAPENTTVVYTTDNFTMPNTTVSPTTENATMPNTTSAPENTTVVYTTDNFTMPNTTVSPTTENATMPNTTSAPENTTVVYTTDNFTMPNTTVSPTTENATMANTTSAPENTTVVYTTDNFTMPNTTLSPTTENATMANTTSAPENTTVVYTTDNFTMPNTTVSPTTENATMANTTSAPENTTVVYTTDNFTMPNTTLSPTTENATMANTTSAPENTTVVYTTDNFTMPNTTVSPTTENATMANTTSAPENTTVVYTTDNFTMPNTTLSPTTGNTTFPTTTENTTVSTENITVPSTTENTTMLMTTQNVTAENTTMLMTTQNVTAENTTAYVTTENATTPTTSENTTMPSSTENATMVVTTENATMPSTTENVTMPSTTENATMVATTENATIPSTTENTTMVVTTENATVPGTTENATMPSTTENATMLVTTENATMPSTTENATMVVTTENATMPSTTENATMVVTTENATMPSTTENATMVVTTENATMPSTTENATMVVTTENATMPSTTGNASATTAPPVSTTTTAENTTQVASTTQLTTTQSTPTPSSPPSTAGEATTTITGRFRITAGQDWSAQLGVFGSPEATGLRTELVAELKQLYKGTSVGPYLRSVRIISFAQGSIVVTYDASFTSAEAVTPSNVNRLFVDSVKGNNSTLPSGTLTVDTDSVRHQDVAVPTDEEPDLANWAIAVIACGAALFIFFVIFICVLCSRRQTRQKYQLTDDPDDIGYRRSWASSSSYNYNDYAYDNPAAAFPSRDSHSANKFPLNNGNGEGLVVGASAGGAQFPSAGTSSLPTHGAHWPSSCQQNGRGNGRAMTCRRDDVMAFYDIDKDVWETHL; encoded by the exons AAACCAGCGTCCCAAACACGTcatcacaaaccaccaccaccaccaccaccaccccagcagcAGCCACcgcttcaacaccaccaccaacaacaagggAGATGACTCCAACATCCGCTGCTgatactgctaccaccaccaccatgcccaacaccaccaccaccacccaggctCCGACAGTGACAACACAAGCAGCagaaaccaccacccccacccccacaactacCACTATAGTGGATAGTagtgtctccaccaccaccaccaccaccacccccatcaccacccccacccccacaactacCACTATAGTGGATAGTagtgtctccaccaccaccaccacccctatcaccaccaccacttcggGGTCCGCAACGACTCAGCAACCTAGCAACGCCACAGCTGCTGGGTCCTCTCGCGCAACCCCCTCGTCGGGCCCTTCCCTTGCTGCAGCCTCCACAGTCGCTGCCCGGAATGGGACTTCCACcccgtcctccaccaccactgctggGGTGCACAGCGACTCCGCGacccccgccccttccaccaCGACCCAGAGAGTGACTGCCTCGGGTCCCCCCGTTACAACCACAGTAATGGCGACATCTGCTCCGGCACAAAATGCAACAACAGTAATGGCGACAACTTCTATTCCGGCACAAAATGCAACAACTACAGTAATGGCGACAACTTCTGCTCCGGCACAAAATGCAACAAGCACAGTCATGGCGACAACATCTGCTCCGGCACAAAATGCAACAAGCACAGTCATGGCGACAACATCTGCTGTGGCACAAAATGCAACAAGCACAGTCATGGCGACAACATCTGCTGTGGCACAAAATGCAACAACCACAGTCATGGCAACATCTGCTGTGGCACAAAATGCAACAACCACAGTCATGGCGACATCTGCTCCGGCACAAAATGCAACAACCACAGTCATGGCGACATCTGCTCCGGCACAAAATGCAACAACCACAGTCATGGCGACATCTGCTCCAGCACAAAATGCAACAACCACAGTCATGGCGACATCTGCTCCGGCACAAAATGCAACAACCACAGTCATGGCGACATCTGCTCCGGCACAAAATGCAACAACCACAGTCATGGCGACATCTGCTCCGGCACAAAATGCAACAACCACAGTCATGGCGACAACCACTGCTTCCAACCAAACGGAAACCACACGTGTCAGCTTGCCAGTCGGAGGTGATGGTCAGAATCTGACAACTAGCACTGTTTCTCCGACATTCACCAACACTTCTGATGCAGTCTCTAGCACTACGAGTTCTACTGTCTTGGTGAATTCCACCATCACACCTACCATGGAAAACACCACTGCCATTGCCACTACTCAAAACACCACCGTCTCGGCCTCTGCCCAAAATACCACCATCTTGACCACTACTGAAAACACTACCGTCTTGACCACTACTAAAACCACTCCTATATTGGCCACTACTGAAAACACTACTGTGTTGGCCACTACTGAAAACACTACTGTGTTAACCACTACTGAAAACACTACTGTCTTAACCACTACCGAAAACACAACTCTATTGGCCACTACTGAAAACACTACTGTGTTGGCCACTACTGAAAACACTACTGTGTTAACCACTACTGAAAACACTACCATTCCAGTTGTACAGCCCAGCTCCTCTCCCGGAAACACTACTTCTGCGGTAACTACCAGAAACGATACAGTTTGGATGACCACCGAGAACACCACTGCTGCTGTGACTACAACCAGAGCTACTGCGTCTACCGATGCCGTTAACACTACCACGCCTTTGGTAAACACTACCagcacctcctcctcccaaaACACGACTTCTGAGACTCCCGTTTACACAGTGACTGCGACTACTACTGTTAATGCTACCGACACAACTGTAAACACCACCAAGCCTCCCACAACTGTAAGCCTGACTACCGTTTTCCCTGTTGACAATGCCACCATGCCATCAACTACCGAAAACACGACAATGGTCTACACGACAGAAAATGCTACTATGGCAAACACAACCATGCCATCAGCTACTGAAAACACGACAATGGTCTACACGACAGAAAATGCTACTGTGGCAAACACAACCATGCCATCAGCTACTGAAAACACGACAATGGTCTACACGACAGAAAATGCTACTATGGCAAACACAACCATGCCATCAGCTACTGAAAACACGACAATGGTCTACACGACAGAAAATGCTACTATGGCAAACACAACCATGCCATCAGCTACTGAAAACACGACAATGGTCTACACGACAGAAAGTGCTACTATGGCAAACACAACCATGCCATCAGCTACTGAAAACACGACAATGGTCTACACTACAGAAAATGCTACTATGGCAAACACAACCATGCCATCAACTACTGAAAACACGACAATGGTCTACACGACAGAAAATGCTACTATGGCAAACGTTACAACTACTGAAAATACTACCATGGTCTACACCACCGAAAATTTCACCGTGCCAAATACTACATCTGCTCCTGAAAATACTACAGTGGTCTACACGACTGATAATTTCACCATGCCAAACACTACCGTGTCACCAACTACCGAAAATGCTACAATGGCAAATACTACATCTGCTCCTGAAAATACTACAGTGGTCTACACGACTGATAATTTCACCATGCCAAACACTACCGTGTCACCAACTACCGAAAACGCTACAATGGCAAATACTACATCTGCTCCTGAAAATACTACAGTGGTCTACACGACTGATAATTTCACCATGCCAAACACTACCCTGTCACCAACTACCGAAAATGCTACAATGGCAAATACTACATCTGCTCCTGAAAATACTACAGTGGTCTACACGACTGATAATTTCACCATGCCAAACACTACCGTGTCACCAACTACCGAAAATGCTACAATGCCAAATACTACATCTGCTCCTGAAAATACTACAGTGGTCTACACGACTGATAATTTCACCATGCCAAACACTACCGTGTCACCAACTACCGAAAATGCTACAATGCCAAATACTACATCTGCTCCTGAAAATACTACAGTGGTCTACACGACTGATAATTTCACCATGCCAAACACTACCGTGTCACCAACTACCGAAAATGCTACAATGGCAAATACTACATCTGCTCCTGAAAATACTACAGTGGTCTACACGACTGATAATTTCACCATGCCAAACACTACCCTGTCACCAACTACCGAAAATGCTACAATGGCAAATACTACATCTGCTCCTGAAAATACTACAGTGGTCTACACGACTGATAATTTCACCATGCCAAACACTACCGTGTCACCAACTACCGAAAATGCTACAATGGCAAATACTACATCTGCTCCTGAAAATACTACAGTGGTCTACACGACTGATAATTTCACCATGCCAAACACTACCCTGTCACCAACTACCGAAAATGCTACAATGGCAAATACTACATCTGCTCCTGAAAATACTACAGTGGTCTACACGACTGATAATTTCACCATGCCAAACACTACCGTGTCACCAACTACCGAAAATGCTACAATGGCAAATACTACATCTGCTCCTGAAAATACTACAGTGGTCTACACGACTGATAATTTCACCATGCCAAACACTACCCTGTCACCAACTACCGGAAACACCACTTTCCCGACGACTACCGAAAACACTACCGTCAGCACCGAAAACATCACCGTGCCCAGCACTACCGAAAACACTACCATGCTGATGACTACCCAAAACGTCACCGCTGAAAACACTACCATGCTGATGACTACCCAAAACGTCACCGCTGAAAACACTACCGCCTATGTGACGACTGAAAACGCTACCACACCGACAACTAGTGAAAATACGACCATGCCTAGTTCTACCGAAAATGCGACCATGGTAGTTACCACCGAAAATGCGACCATGCCTAGTACTACAGAAAATGTTACCATGCCCAGCACTACAGAAAATGCGACCATGGTTGCTACCACCGAAAATGCTACCATACCAAGTACTACCGAAAATACGACCATGGTTGTTACGACCGAAAATGCGACCGTGCCTGGTACTACAGAAAATGCTACAATGCCCAGCACTACCGAAAATGCGACCATGTTAGTTACCACCGAAAATGCGACCATGCCCAGCACTACCGAAAATGCGACCATGGTAGTTACCACCGAAAATGCGACCATGCCCAGCACTACCGAAAATGCGACCATGGTAGTTACCACCGAAAATGCTACCATGCCCAGCACTACCGAAAATGCGACCATGGTAGTTACCACCGAAAATGCGACCATGCCCAGCACTACCGAAAATGCGACCATGGTAGTTACCACCGAAAATGCGACCATGCCCAGCACGACGGGAAACGCCAGCGCCACCACAGCGCCACCCGTGTCAACGACCACAACAGCAGAGAACACCACACAGGTGGCTTCCACCACACAGCTGACGACGACTCAATCAacg cccaccccctcctccccgcccagcACAGCAGGCGAggccaccacaaccatcacaggCAGGTTCAGGATCACGGCGGGGCAGGACTGGAGTGCCCAACTGGGGGTCTTCGGGTCCCCTGAGGCCACCGGACTGAGGACGGAACTGGTGGCTGAG CTGAAACAGTTGTACAAAGGTACCAGTGTGGGTCCCTACTTGCGTTCAGTCAGAATCATCAGTTTTGC ACAAGGCAGCATCGTGGTGACGTATGACGCCAGCTTCACGTCAGCAGAGGCAGTGACGCCATCCAACGTCAACCGGCTGTTCGTGGACAGtgtgaagggaaacaactccaCCCTGCCTAGCGGTACCCTCACTGTGGACACTGACTCCGTTCGTCACCAAG ACGTGGCCGTGCCGACAGACGAAGAGCCAGATCTTGCCAACTGGGCCATCGCCGTCATTGCGTGTGGAGCcgccctcttcatcttcttcgtcatcttcatctGTGTGCTG tgtTCCCGGCGACAGACGAGGCAGAAGTACCAGCTGACCGATGACCCCGACGACATCGGCTACCGGCGTTCctgggcctcctcctcctcctacaactacAACGACTACGCCTACGACAACCCGGCAGCCGCCTTCCCAAGCCGGGACAGCCACAGCGCCAACAAGTTCCCCCTCAACAACGGCAACGGCGAGGGACTGGTGGTGGGCGCCTCTGCTGGTGGTGCTCAGTTTCCGTCTGCAGGG